The following coding sequences are from one Macaca mulatta isolate MMU2019108-1 chromosome 7, T2T-MMU8v2.0, whole genome shotgun sequence window:
- the CIDEB gene encoding lipid transferase CIDEB (The RefSeq protein has 2 substitutions compared to this genomic sequence), with the protein MEYLSALNPSDLLRSVSNISSEFGRRVWTSASPTQRPFRVCNHKRTIRKGLTAATRQELLAKALETLLLNGVLTLVLEEDGTAVDSEDFFQLLEDDTCLMVLESGQSWSPARSGVLSYGLGRERPKHSKDIARITFDVYKQNPRDLFGSLNVKATFYGLYSMSCDFQGLGPKKVLRELLRWTSTLLQGLGHMLLGISSTLRHVVEGAEQWQQKGRLHSY; encoded by the exons ATGGAGTACCTCTCAGCTCTGAACCCCAGTGACCTACTCAG GTCAGTATCTAATATAAGCTCGGAGCTTGGACGGAGGGTCTGGACCTCAGCTTCACCACCCCAGCGACCTTTCCGTGTCTGTAATCACAAGCGGACCATCCGGAAAGGCCTGACAGCTGCCACCCGCCAGGAGCTGCTAGCCAAA GCATTGGAGACCCTACTGCTGAATGGAGTGCTAACCCTGGTGCTAGAGGAGGATGGAACTGCAGTGGACAGTGAGGACTTCTTCCAGCTGCTGGAGGATGACACGTGCCTGATGGTGTTGGAGTCTGGTCAGAGCTGGAGCCCCGCAAGG AGTGGAGTGCTGTCATATGGCCTGGGACGGGAGAGGCCCAAGCACAGCAAGGACATCGCCCGCATCACCTTTGACGTGTACAAGCAAAACCCTCGAGACCTCTTTGGCAGCCTGAATGTCAAAGCCACATTCTACGGGCTCTACTCTATGAGTTGTGACTTTCAAGGACTCGGCCCAAAGAAAGTACTCAG GGAGCTCCTTCGTTGGACCTCCACACTGCTGCAAGGCCTGGGCCATATGTTGCTGGGAATTTCCTCCACCCTTCGTCATGTAGTGGAGGGGGCTGAGCAGTGGCAGCAAAAGGGCCGCCTCCATTCCTACTAA
- the LTB4R gene encoding leukotriene B4 receptor 1 isoform X2 has protein sequence MNTTSPAASPSLGVGFIVLLAIILLSVALAVGLPGNSFVVWSILKRMKTRSVTALLVLNLALADLAVLLTAPFFLHFLAQGTWSFGLAGCRLCHYVCGVSMYASVLLITAMSLDRSLAVARPFVSQKLRTKAMALRVLAGIWVVSFLLATPVLVYRTVVALKTNMSLCYPKYPSKEHEAFHLIFEALTGFLLPFLAVVASYSDIGRRLQARRFRRSRRTGRLVVLIILAFAAFWLPYHVVNLAEAARALAGQASGSGLVGQRLKLARSVLIALAFLSSSVNPVLYACAGGGLLRSAGVGFVAKLLEGTGSEASSTRRGGSLGQTVRGGPAAQEPGPSESLTASSPLELNELN, from the coding sequence ATGAACACTACATCTCCTGCAGCATCCCCCTCACTAGGTGTAGGGTTCATCGTTCTGTTGGCTATCATCCTGCTGTCAGTGGCGCTGGCTGTGGGGCTTCCCGGCAACAGCTTTGTGGTGTGGAGCATCTTGAAAAGGATGAAGACGCGCTCTGTCACTGCCCTGTTGGTGCTGAACCTGGCCCTGGCCGACCTGGCCGTATTGCTCACTGCTCCCTTTTTCCTTCACTTCCTGGCCCAAGGCACCTGGAGTTTTGGATTGGCTGGTTGTCGCCTGTGCCACTATGTCTGTGGAGTCAGCATGTACGCCAGTGTCCTGCTTATCACAGCCATGAGTCTAGACCGCTCACTGGCAGTGGCCCGCCCCTTTGTATCCCAGAAGCTACGCACCAAGGCAATGGCCCTGCGGGTGCTGGCAGGCATCTGGGTGGTGTCCTTTCTGCTGGCCACACCCGTCCTCGTGTACCGCACAGTAGTGGCCTTGAAAACGAACATGAGCCTGTGCTATCCGAAGTACCCCAGCAAGGAGCACGAGGCCTTCCATCTAATCTTCGAGGCCCTCACGGGCTTCCTGCTGCCCTTCCTGGCTGTGGTGGCCAGCTACTCCGACATAGGGCGTCGGCTGCAGGCCCGGCGCTTCCGCCGCAGCCGCCGCACTGGTCGCCTGGTGGTGCTCATCATCCTGGCCTTCGCCGCCTTCTGGCTGCCCTACCACGTGGTGAACCTGGCCGAGGCTGCCCGTGCGCTGGCCGGCCAGGCCTCCGGGTCGGGGCTCGTGGGGCAGCGGCTGAAACTGGCCCGCAGCGTACTCATCGCGCTCGCCTTCCTGAGCAGCAGCGTGAACCCCGTGCTGTACGCGTGCGCCGGCGGCGGCCTGCTACGCTCCGCGGGCGTGGGCTTCGTCGCCAAGCTGCTGGAGGGCACGGGCTCCGAGGCGTCCAGCACCCGCCGCGGGGGCAGCCTGGGCCAGACCGTGAGGGGCGGCCCCGCCGCTCAGGAGCCCGGTCCTTCCGAGAGCCTCACTGCTTCCAGCCCTCTGGAGTTAAACGAACTGAACTAG
- the NOP9 gene encoding nucleolar protein 9: MGLGPRSPHKVGRRFPAGGKRGRGAKGSGRPLPRSKRQPWPPPDRRSEPPPDSHPHLSPEALGYFRRALSALKEAPETGEERDLMVHNIMKEVETQALALSTNRTGSEMLQELLGFSPLKPLCRVWAALRSNLRTVACHRCGVHVLQSALLQLPRLLGSAAEEEEEQEGEDGKDGPTETLEELVLGLAAEVCDDFLFYCGDTHGSFVVRTLLQVLGGTILESERARPRGFQSSEAQKAPARECKPADFEVPETFLNRLQDLTSSFLKDIAVFITDKISSFCLQVALQVLHHKLPEFCAYLCNAVIGYLSTRSSSVDGSPLLLFLRDQTSSRLLEQVLLVLEPPRLQSLFEEHLQGQLQTLAAHPIANFPLQRLLDAVTTPELLSPVFEELSPVLEAVLAQGHPGVVIALVGACRRVGACQAKVLQLLLEAFHCAEPSSRQVACVPLFATLMAYEVYYGLMEEEGAVPAEHQVEMAAARALGDVTVLGSLLLQHLLHFSTPGLVLRSLGALTGPQLLVLAQSPAGSHVLDAILTSPSVTRKQRRRVLQNLKGQYVALACSRHGSRVLDAIWSGAALGARKEIAAELGEQNQQLIRDPFGHHVARNVALTTFLKRREAWEQQQGAVAKRRRALNSILED; the protein is encoded by the exons ATGGGGCTGGGTCCGCGCTCTCCACACAAGGTGGGGCGCCGGTTCCCAGCTGGTGGCAAACGGGGACGCGGGGCCAAGGGGTCGGGGCGCCCCTTACCCCGCAGTAAGCGGCAACCCTGGCCGCCTCCGGATAGGCGCTCGGAGCCGCCTCCAGATTCGCACCCGCACCTGAGCCCCGAAGCTCTGGGATATTTCCGCCGGGCGCTGTCAGCATTGAAAGAGGCTCCCGAGACTGGGGAAGAACGAG ATCTGATGGTGCACAATATTATGAAGGAAGTAGAGACTCAGGCCCTAGCTTTGTCCACTAACAGGACTGGCAGTGAGATGCTGCAGGAACTGTTGGGATTCAGTCCCTTGAAACCGCTTTGTCGCGTATGGGCTGCTCTGCGCTCCAACTTGCGCACTGTGGCCTGTCACCGATGCGGGGTCCATGTATTGCAAAGTGCTTTGCTACAGCTCCCTCGATTGCTGGGGAGTgctgcagaggaggaggaggagcaggaaggggaggatgggAAGGATGGTCCCACGGAGACCCTGGAGGAGCTGGTCCTGGGACTAGCCGCTGAGGTGTgtgatgattttcttttctactgtggAGACACACATGGCAGCTTCGTGGTCAGAACTCTGCTTCAGGTGTTAGGAGGGACTATTCTGGAGTCTGAGAGAGCCAGGCCCCGTGGTTTCCAATCATCTG AAGCACAGAAGGCCCCAGCTCGGGAATGTAAGCCAGCTGATTTTGAAGTCCCTGAAACCTTTTTAAATCGCCTTCAGGACCTGACCTCCTCCTTTCTGAAGGACATTGCAG TGTTTATCACTGATAAGATCTCCAGCTTCTGTCTTCAAGTGGCTTTACAGGTTTTACACCACAAACTTCCCGAGTTTTGCGCTTATCTCTGCAATGCTGTGATTGGCTACCTGAGTACTCGCAGTTCCTCAGTAGATGGCAG TCCCCTACTGCTATTTCTCCGAGATCAGACGAGCTCCAGACTCCTGGAGCAGGTCCTGCTGGTGTTGGAGCCCCCAAGGCTCCAGAGCCTCTTTGAGGAGCACTTGCAGGGGCAGCTGCAGACCCTGGCTGCACATCCCATTGCCAACTTCCCTTTGCAGCGCTTACTGGATGCAGTCACTACCCCTGAGCTG CTGTCCCCTGTGTTTGAGGAGCTAAGCCCTGTCCTGGAAGCTGTATTGGCCCAGGGCCACCCAGGGGTAGTCATTGCCCTGGTGGGGGCCTGTCGCAGAGTTGGGGCCTGCCAAGCCAAGGTCCTACAGCTCTTGTTGGAG GCATTCCACTGTGCAGAGCCCTCATCCCGGCAAGTGGCCTGTGTGCCTCTCTTTGCCACTTTGATGGCGTATGAGGTGTACTATGGActgatggaggaggagggggcagTGCCTGCAGAGCACCAG GTGGAAATGGCCGCAGCCAGGGCCTTGGGGGACGTAACAGTCCTTGGGTCTCTACTGCTCCAGCATCTGCTGCACTTCTCCACTCCTGGTCTTGTACTTCGAAGTCTGGGTGCCTTGACGGGACCACAACTTCTGGTCCTGGCCCAAAGTCCTGCTGGCTCTCATGTGCTCGATGCCATCCTGACCAGCCCTTCTGTGACGCGCAAGCAGCGCCGCCGTGTGCTGCAGAACCTAAAG GGACAATATGTGGCTCTGGCCTGTAGTCGCCATGGCAGCCGTGTGCTAGATGCCATCTGGAGTGGAGCAGCCTTGGGGGCTCGGAAAGAAATTGCTGCTGAGCTGG GGGAGCAGAACCAGCAGCTGATAAGAGACCCTTTCGGCCACCATGTGGCTCGAAATGTGGCCTTGACTACCTTCTTAAAGCGACGAGAGGCTTGGGAACAGCAGCAGGGTGCGGTGGCCAAGCGGAGGCGGGCATTGAACTCCATACTTGAAGACTGA
- the LTB4R2 gene encoding leukotriene B4 receptor 2 yields MSVCYRPPGNETLLSWKTSRATGTAFLLLAALLGLPGNGFVVWSLAGWRPARGRPLAATLVLHLALADGAVLLLTPLFVAFLTGQAWPLGQAGCKAVYYVCALSMYASVLLTGLLSLQRCLAVTRPFLAPRLRSPALARRLLLAVWLAALLLAVPAAIYRHLWRDRVCQLCHPSPAHAAAHLTLETLTAFVLPFGLMLGCYSVTLARLRGARWGSGRHGARVGRLVSAIVLAFGLLWAPYHAVNLLQAVAALAPPEGTLAKLGGAGQAARAGTTALAFFSSSVNPVLYVFTAGDLLPRAGPRFLTRLFEGSGEARGGGRSREGTMELRTTPQLKVVGQGRGNGDPGGGMEKDGPEWDL; encoded by the coding sequence ATGTCGGTCTGCTACCGTCCCCCAGGGAACGAGACACTGCTGAGCTGGAAGACTTCGCGGGCCACAGGCACGGCCTTCCTGCTCCTGGCGGCACTGCTGGGGCTGCCCGGCAACGGCTTCGTGGTGTGGAGCTTGGCGGGCTGGCGGCCTGCACGGGGGCGACCGCTGGCAGCCACCCTTGTGCTGCATCTGGCGCTGGCCGACGGCGCGGTGCTGCTGCTCACGCCGCTCTTTGTGGCCTTCCTGACCGGGCAAGCCTGGCCGCTGGGCCAGGCGGGCTGCAAGGCGGTGTACTACGTGTGCGCGCTCAGCATGTACGCCAGCGTGCTGCTCACCGGCCTGCTCAGCCTGCAGCGCTGCCTCGCGGTTACCCGCCCCTTCCTGGCGCCCAGGCTGCGCAGCCCGGCCCTGGCCCGCCGCCTGCTGCTGGCCGTCTGGCTGGCCGCCCTCTTGCTCGCCGTTCCGGCCGCCATCTACCGCCACCTGTGGAGGGACCGCGTATGCCAGCTGTGCCACCCGTCGCCGGCCCACGCCGCCGCCCACCTGACCCTGGAGACTCTGACCGCCTTCGTGCTTCCTTTCGGGCTGATGCTTGGCTGCTACAGCGTGACGCTGGCGCGGCTGCGGGGCGCCCGCTGGGGCTCCGGGCGGCATGGGGCACGGGTGGGCCGGCTGGTGAGCGCCATCGTGCTTGCCTTCGGCTTGCTCTGGGCTCCCTACCACGCGGTCAACCTTCTGCAGGCAGTCGCCGCGCTGGCTCCACCTGAAGGGACCTTGGCGAAGCTGGGTGGGGCTGGCCAGGCGGCGCGAGCAGGAACTACGGCTTTGGCCTTCTTCAGTTCTAGCGTCAACCCGGTGCTGTACGTCTTCACCGCTGGAGATCTGCTGCCCCGGGCAGGTCCCCGTTTCCTAACGCGGCTCTTCGAAGGCTCCGGGGAGGCCCGAGGGGGCGGCCGCTCTAGGGAGGGGACCATGGAGCTCCGAACTACCCCTCAGCTGAAAGTGGTGGGGCAGGGCCGCGGCAATGGAGACCCGGGGGGTGGGATGGAGAAGGACGGTCCGGAATGGGACCTTTGA
- the LTB4R gene encoding leukotriene B4 receptor 1 isoform X1, with product MLSLPSSASTFSVCLKWNWIEGCGKIGKRWCQSPCPDLKSRLSKVLLTAMNTTSPAASPSLGVGFIVLLAIILLSVALAVGLPGNSFVVWSILKRMKTRSVTALLVLNLALADLAVLLTAPFFLHFLAQGTWSFGLAGCRLCHYVCGVSMYASVLLITAMSLDRSLAVARPFVSQKLRTKAMALRVLAGIWVVSFLLATPVLVYRTVVALKTNMSLCYPKYPSKEHEAFHLIFEALTGFLLPFLAVVASYSDIGRRLQARRFRRSRRTGRLVVLIILAFAAFWLPYHVVNLAEAARALAGQASGSGLVGQRLKLARSVLIALAFLSSSVNPVLYACAGGGLLRSAGVGFVAKLLEGTGSEASSTRRGGSLGQTVRGGPAAQEPGPSESLTASSPLELNELN from the exons ATGCTCAGCCTGCCTAGCTCGGCCTCAACTTTCTCTGTGTGTCTAAAGTGGAACTGGATAGAAGGCTGTGGGAAGATAGGAAAGAGATGGTGCCAATCCCCTTGCCCAGATCTTAAATCCAGACTCAGCAAG GTCCTCCTGACGGCCATGAACACTACATCTCCTGCAGCATCCCCCTCACTAGGTGTAGGGTTCATCGTTCTGTTGGCTATCATCCTGCTGTCAGTGGCGCTGGCTGTGGGGCTTCCCGGCAACAGCTTTGTGGTGTGGAGCATCTTGAAAAGGATGAAGACGCGCTCTGTCACTGCCCTGTTGGTGCTGAACCTGGCCCTGGCCGACCTGGCCGTATTGCTCACTGCTCCCTTTTTCCTTCACTTCCTGGCCCAAGGCACCTGGAGTTTTGGATTGGCTGGTTGTCGCCTGTGCCACTATGTCTGTGGAGTCAGCATGTACGCCAGTGTCCTGCTTATCACAGCCATGAGTCTAGACCGCTCACTGGCAGTGGCCCGCCCCTTTGTATCCCAGAAGCTACGCACCAAGGCAATGGCCCTGCGGGTGCTGGCAGGCATCTGGGTGGTGTCCTTTCTGCTGGCCACACCCGTCCTCGTGTACCGCACAGTAGTGGCCTTGAAAACGAACATGAGCCTGTGCTATCCGAAGTACCCCAGCAAGGAGCACGAGGCCTTCCATCTAATCTTCGAGGCCCTCACGGGCTTCCTGCTGCCCTTCCTGGCTGTGGTGGCCAGCTACTCCGACATAGGGCGTCGGCTGCAGGCCCGGCGCTTCCGCCGCAGCCGCCGCACTGGTCGCCTGGTGGTGCTCATCATCCTGGCCTTCGCCGCCTTCTGGCTGCCCTACCACGTGGTGAACCTGGCCGAGGCTGCCCGTGCGCTGGCCGGCCAGGCCTCCGGGTCGGGGCTCGTGGGGCAGCGGCTGAAACTGGCCCGCAGCGTACTCATCGCGCTCGCCTTCCTGAGCAGCAGCGTGAACCCCGTGCTGTACGCGTGCGCCGGCGGCGGCCTGCTACGCTCCGCGGGCGTGGGCTTCGTCGCCAAGCTGCTGGAGGGCACGGGCTCCGAGGCGTCCAGCACCCGCCGCGGGGGCAGCCTGGGCCAGACCGTGAGGGGCGGCCCCGCCGCTCAGGAGCCCGGTCCTTCCGAGAGCCTCACTGCTTCCAGCCCTCTGGAGTTAAACGAACTGAACTAG
- the CIDEB gene encoding lipid transferase CIDEB isoform X2, producing the protein MEYLSALNPSDLLRSVSNISSELGRRVWTSASPPQRPFRVCNHKRTIRKGLTAATRQELLAKSGVLSYGLGRERPKHSKDIARITFDVYKQNPRDLFGSLNVKATFYGLYSMSCDFQGLGPKKVLRELLRWTSTLLQGLGHMLLGISSTLRHVVEGAEQWQQKGRLHSY; encoded by the exons ATGGAGTACCTCTCAGCTCTGAACCCCAGTGACCTACTCAG GTCAGTATCTAATATAAGCTCGGAGCTTGGACGGAGGGTCTGGACCTCAGCTTCACCACCCCAGCGACCTTTCCGTGTCTGTAATCACAAGCGGACCATCCGGAAAGGCCTGACAGCTGCCACCCGCCAGGAGCTGCTAGCCAAA AGTGGAGTGCTGTCATATGGCCTGGGACGGGAGAGGCCCAAGCACAGCAAGGACATCGCCCGCATCACCTTTGACGTGTACAAGCAAAACCCTCGAGACCTCTTTGGCAGCCTGAATGTCAAAGCCACATTCTACGGGCTCTACTCTATGAGTTGTGACTTTCAAGGACTCGGCCCAAAGAAAGTACTCAG GGAGCTCCTTCGTTGGACCTCCACACTGCTGCAAGGCCTGGGCCATATGTTGCTGGGAATTTCCTCCACCCTTCGTCATGTAGTGGAGGGGGCTGAGCAGTGGCAGCAAAAGGGCCGCCTCCATTCCTACTAA
- the CIDEB gene encoding lipid transferase CIDEB isoform X1 — MEYLSALNPSDLLRSVSNISSELGRRVWTSASPPQRPFRVCNHKRTIRKGLTAATRQELLAKALETLLLNGVLTLVLEEDGTAVDSEDFFQLLEDDTCLMVLESGQSWSPARSGVLSYGLGRERPKHSKDIARITFDVYKQNPRDLFGSLNVKATFYGLYSMSCDFQGLGPKKVLRELLRWTSTLLQGLGHMLLGISSTLRHVVEGAEQWQQKGRLHSY, encoded by the exons ATGGAGTACCTCTCAGCTCTGAACCCCAGTGACCTACTCAG GTCAGTATCTAATATAAGCTCGGAGCTTGGACGGAGGGTCTGGACCTCAGCTTCACCACCCCAGCGACCTTTCCGTGTCTGTAATCACAAGCGGACCATCCGGAAAGGCCTGACAGCTGCCACCCGCCAGGAGCTGCTAGCCAAA GCATTGGAGACCCTACTGCTGAATGGAGTGCTAACCCTGGTGCTAGAGGAGGATGGAACTGCAGTGGACAGTGAGGACTTCTTCCAGCTGCTGGAGGATGACACGTGCCTGATGGTGTTGGAGTCTGGTCAGAGCTGGAGCCCCGCAAGG AGTGGAGTGCTGTCATATGGCCTGGGACGGGAGAGGCCCAAGCACAGCAAGGACATCGCCCGCATCACCTTTGACGTGTACAAGCAAAACCCTCGAGACCTCTTTGGCAGCCTGAATGTCAAAGCCACATTCTACGGGCTCTACTCTATGAGTTGTGACTTTCAAGGACTCGGCCCAAAGAAAGTACTCAG GGAGCTCCTTCGTTGGACCTCCACACTGCTGCAAGGCCTGGGCCATATGTTGCTGGGAATTTCCTCCACCCTTCGTCATGTAGTGGAGGGGGCTGAGCAGTGGCAGCAAAAGGGCCGCCTCCATTCCTACTAA
- the NOP9 gene encoding nucleolar protein 9 isoform X1: protein MGLGPRSPHKVGRRFPAGGKRGRGAKGSGRPLPRSKRQPWPPPDRRSEPPPDSHPHLSPEALGYFRRALSALKEAPETGEERDLMVHNIMKEVETQALALSTNRTGSEMLQELLGFSPLKPLCRVWAALRSNLRTVACHRCGVHVLQSALLQLPRLLGSAAEEEEEQEGEDGKDGPTETLEELVLGLAAEVCDDFLFYCGDTHGSFVVRTLLQVLGGTILESERARPRGFQSSVCDLPTAHVLNLPSEAQKAPARECKPADFEVPETFLNRLQDLTSSFLKDIAVFITDKISSFCLQVALQVLHHKLPEFCAYLCNAVIGYLSTRSSSVDGSPLLLFLRDQTSSRLLEQVLLVLEPPRLQSLFEEHLQGQLQTLAAHPIANFPLQRLLDAVTTPELLSPVFEELSPVLEAVLAQGHPGVVIALVGACRRVGACQAKVLQLLLEAFHCAEPSSRQVACVPLFATLMAYEVYYGLMEEEGAVPAEHQVEMAAARALGDVTVLGSLLLQHLLHFSTPGLVLRSLGALTGPQLLVLAQSPAGSHVLDAILTSPSVTRKQRRRVLQNLKGQYVALACSRHGSRVLDAIWSGAALGARKEIAAELGEQNQQLIRDPFGHHVARNVALTTFLKRREAWEQQQGAVAKRRRALNSILED from the exons ATGGGGCTGGGTCCGCGCTCTCCACACAAGGTGGGGCGCCGGTTCCCAGCTGGTGGCAAACGGGGACGCGGGGCCAAGGGGTCGGGGCGCCCCTTACCCCGCAGTAAGCGGCAACCCTGGCCGCCTCCGGATAGGCGCTCGGAGCCGCCTCCAGATTCGCACCCGCACCTGAGCCCCGAAGCTCTGGGATATTTCCGCCGGGCGCTGTCAGCATTGAAAGAGGCTCCCGAGACTGGGGAAGAACGAG ATCTGATGGTGCACAATATTATGAAGGAAGTAGAGACTCAGGCCCTAGCTTTGTCCACTAACAGGACTGGCAGTGAGATGCTGCAGGAACTGTTGGGATTCAGTCCCTTGAAACCGCTTTGTCGCGTATGGGCTGCTCTGCGCTCCAACTTGCGCACTGTGGCCTGTCACCGATGCGGGGTCCATGTATTGCAAAGTGCTTTGCTACAGCTCCCTCGATTGCTGGGGAGTgctgcagaggaggaggaggagcaggaaggggaggatgggAAGGATGGTCCCACGGAGACCCTGGAGGAGCTGGTCCTGGGACTAGCCGCTGAGGTGTgtgatgattttcttttctactgtggAGACACACATGGCAGCTTCGTGGTCAGAACTCTGCTTCAGGTGTTAGGAGGGACTATTCTGGAGTCTGAGAGAGCCAGGCCCCGTGGTTTCCAATCATCTG TTTGTGATCTCCCCACTGCACATGTTCTTAATCTTCCTTCAGAAGCACAGAAGGCCCCAGCTCGGGAATGTAAGCCAGCTGATTTTGAAGTCCCTGAAACCTTTTTAAATCGCCTTCAGGACCTGACCTCCTCCTTTCTGAAGGACATTGCAG TGTTTATCACTGATAAGATCTCCAGCTTCTGTCTTCAAGTGGCTTTACAGGTTTTACACCACAAACTTCCCGAGTTTTGCGCTTATCTCTGCAATGCTGTGATTGGCTACCTGAGTACTCGCAGTTCCTCAGTAGATGGCAG TCCCCTACTGCTATTTCTCCGAGATCAGACGAGCTCCAGACTCCTGGAGCAGGTCCTGCTGGTGTTGGAGCCCCCAAGGCTCCAGAGCCTCTTTGAGGAGCACTTGCAGGGGCAGCTGCAGACCCTGGCTGCACATCCCATTGCCAACTTCCCTTTGCAGCGCTTACTGGATGCAGTCACTACCCCTGAGCTG CTGTCCCCTGTGTTTGAGGAGCTAAGCCCTGTCCTGGAAGCTGTATTGGCCCAGGGCCACCCAGGGGTAGTCATTGCCCTGGTGGGGGCCTGTCGCAGAGTTGGGGCCTGCCAAGCCAAGGTCCTACAGCTCTTGTTGGAG GCATTCCACTGTGCAGAGCCCTCATCCCGGCAAGTGGCCTGTGTGCCTCTCTTTGCCACTTTGATGGCGTATGAGGTGTACTATGGActgatggaggaggagggggcagTGCCTGCAGAGCACCAG GTGGAAATGGCCGCAGCCAGGGCCTTGGGGGACGTAACAGTCCTTGGGTCTCTACTGCTCCAGCATCTGCTGCACTTCTCCACTCCTGGTCTTGTACTTCGAAGTCTGGGTGCCTTGACGGGACCACAACTTCTGGTCCTGGCCCAAAGTCCTGCTGGCTCTCATGTGCTCGATGCCATCCTGACCAGCCCTTCTGTGACGCGCAAGCAGCGCCGCCGTGTGCTGCAGAACCTAAAG GGACAATATGTGGCTCTGGCCTGTAGTCGCCATGGCAGCCGTGTGCTAGATGCCATCTGGAGTGGAGCAGCCTTGGGGGCTCGGAAAGAAATTGCTGCTGAGCTGG GGGAGCAGAACCAGCAGCTGATAAGAGACCCTTTCGGCCACCATGTGGCTCGAAATGTGGCCTTGACTACCTTCTTAAAGCGACGAGAGGCTTGGGAACAGCAGCAGGGTGCGGTGGCCAAGCGGAGGCGGGCATTGAACTCCATACTTGAAGACTGA